The proteins below come from a single Halobacillus salinarum genomic window:
- a CDS encoding enoyl-CoA hydratase-related protein, with translation MSDLIRVEEVQDHVGLLTLHRPEAANALSHELLDALRDSLVQLKTKEPYRALIITGAGEKAFCAGADLKERKGMTEAQVIQTVEKIGRTIRLIEEFPAPTIAAVNGAAFGGGLELALGCDLRIMSTKAKAGLTETSLAIIPGAGGTQRLTRLIGLGKAKEMIFTAKPVDADRAFALGLVEHLSEPDNLLSEAKQLAGMIAENGPVALKEAKKAIQLGFQTDLTTGMEIERLCYQNTIPTEDRLEGLQAFKEKRKPIYKGK, from the coding sequence GTGAGTGACTTAATCAGGGTAGAAGAAGTTCAGGACCACGTCGGCCTCCTTACGTTACATCGTCCGGAGGCAGCCAATGCTCTATCGCATGAACTCCTGGATGCGCTTAGGGATTCGTTGGTTCAGCTGAAGACAAAAGAGCCTTATCGAGCCTTGATCATTACAGGAGCTGGAGAGAAAGCTTTTTGCGCAGGAGCCGATTTAAAAGAAAGAAAAGGAATGACGGAAGCTCAGGTTATTCAAACAGTTGAAAAAATCGGACGTACGATCCGTTTAATCGAAGAATTCCCGGCTCCAACGATTGCCGCTGTGAACGGCGCTGCATTTGGCGGGGGGCTTGAATTAGCCCTTGGGTGTGATCTTAGAATCATGAGCACGAAAGCTAAAGCGGGATTGACGGAAACTTCGCTTGCGATTATCCCTGGAGCTGGAGGAACGCAGCGCTTAACGAGGCTGATTGGACTTGGAAAAGCGAAAGAAATGATATTCACTGCAAAACCTGTGGATGCTGATCGCGCCTTTGCATTAGGATTAGTGGAACACCTAAGCGAACCGGACAACCTTTTATCCGAAGCGAAGCAGTTAGCCGGAATGATCGCGGAAAATGGTCCTGTTGCTCTCAAAGAAGCAAAAAAAGCGATTCAGCTTGGTTTCCAAACTGATTTAACGACAGGAATGGAAATCGAAAGACTCTGCTATCAAAACACAATCCCAACAGAAGACCGTCTGGAAGGGCTTCAAGCATTTAAAGAAAAAAGAAAACCCATATACAAAGGGAAGTAG
- a CDS encoding acyl-CoA carboxylase subunit beta, translating to MGINETLEQKSQQIASGGAEKYHSKNAEKGKLFVRERLQLLFDEDMDIEDAFFANCQNEGLPADGVVTGIGRINGEHVCVMANDSTVKAGSWGARTVEKIIRIQETAMKLEVPMLYLVDSAGARITDQVEMFPNRRGAGRIFHNQIKLSGRVPQICLLFGPSAAGGAYIPAFCDIVVMVDGNASMYLGSPRMAEKVIGEKVSLEEMGGADMHCSVSGCGDVLAGDEKEAISFARKYLSYFPPNFRKHPNHEEKVDPEFFDKTIEQLIPENQNAPFDMYQLIDRLIDKGSFCEIKKKFAPEIITGLSRIEGKSVGIIANQPRAKGGVLFPDSADKSAKFMQLCDAFNIPLLFLADIPGFMIGTRVERAGIIRHGAKMLSAMSEATVPKISVIVRKAYGAGLYAMAGPAFEPDACLALPSAQIAVMGPEAAVNAVYANKIAALPEEERPAFIKEKHEEYKENIDIYRLASEMVVDDIVQPDRLRNELAKRFEAYENKSVQFTERKHGVYPV from the coding sequence ATGGGAATCAATGAAACGTTAGAACAAAAATCTCAGCAAATCGCTTCTGGGGGAGCAGAGAAATATCACAGCAAAAATGCCGAAAAAGGAAAATTGTTTGTAAGGGAACGCCTGCAGCTGCTTTTTGATGAGGACATGGACATTGAAGACGCTTTTTTTGCCAACTGTCAAAACGAAGGGCTGCCTGCAGACGGAGTTGTGACAGGAATCGGCAGGATCAATGGCGAACACGTCTGTGTAATGGCTAACGATTCTACCGTTAAAGCGGGTTCCTGGGGCGCACGTACCGTGGAAAAAATTATCCGGATCCAGGAAACAGCCATGAAGCTGGAAGTGCCGATGCTTTATTTAGTCGATTCAGCAGGAGCGAGGATTACGGATCAAGTGGAAATGTTTCCGAACCGCCGCGGCGCGGGTCGGATCTTTCATAACCAAATAAAGCTCTCAGGCAGAGTCCCTCAAATCTGTCTCTTATTTGGACCATCTGCAGCGGGCGGAGCTTACATACCGGCTTTTTGTGATATCGTCGTAATGGTGGATGGTAATGCTTCGATGTACTTAGGTTCACCAAGAATGGCAGAAAAGGTAATCGGGGAAAAAGTTTCTCTTGAGGAAATGGGCGGCGCAGACATGCACTGCTCCGTTTCTGGATGCGGGGATGTGCTTGCTGGCGACGAAAAGGAAGCCATTTCGTTTGCTAGAAAATATTTAAGCTATTTCCCTCCAAACTTCAGGAAACATCCAAACCATGAAGAAAAAGTGGATCCTGAGTTTTTTGATAAAACGATCGAACAACTGATCCCAGAAAACCAAAACGCTCCTTTTGACATGTACCAGCTGATTGACAGACTGATTGACAAAGGTTCGTTTTGTGAAATCAAGAAGAAATTTGCTCCGGAAATTATCACCGGCCTTTCAAGAATTGAAGGAAAATCAGTAGGAATTATCGCGAATCAGCCGCGGGCAAAGGGAGGCGTTTTATTTCCGGATTCTGCGGATAAATCCGCAAAATTTATGCAGCTATGCGATGCTTTTAACATACCGCTTCTGTTTTTAGCGGATATTCCAGGCTTTATGATCGGAACGAGAGTGGAAAGAGCAGGAATTATCCGGCATGGAGCAAAAATGCTGTCGGCTATGAGCGAAGCTACCGTACCGAAAATCTCTGTAATTGTAAGAAAAGCTTACGGTGCAGGACTCTACGCGATGGCCGGCCCTGCTTTTGAACCGGATGCGTGTCTGGCACTGCCTTCAGCGCAAATTGCAGTCATGGGACCTGAAGCTGCTGTGAATGCAGTTTATGCCAATAAAATTGCTGCCCTGCCTGAAGAAGAACGTCCTGCCTTTATTAAGGAAAAACATGAAGAATATAAAGAAAACATTGATATTTACCGGCTTGCCTCTGAAATGGTCGTAGATGATATTGTGCAGCCCGACCGTTTAAGAAATGAACTCGCGAAGCGCTTTGAGGCTTATGAAAACAAGTCAGTGCAATTTACAGAAAGAAAACATGGGGTGTACCCAGTTTAA
- a CDS encoding acetyl-CoA carboxylase biotin carboxyl carrier protein subunit — MKEVKASMAGSVWKLVAKEGEEISEGQDIAILESMKMEIPIASEQKGTVKEVKVAEGDFVNEGDIIAIIE, encoded by the coding sequence ATGAAGGAAGTTAAAGCATCAATGGCAGGAAGTGTATGGAAGCTTGTAGCAAAAGAAGGAGAAGAGATCAGCGAAGGTCAGGATATCGCAATCTTGGAATCCATGAAAATGGAAATCCCCATTGCTTCGGAACAGAAAGGAACAGTGAAGGAAGTAAAAGTTGCTGAAGGCGACTTCGTCAATGAAGGAGATATTATCGCAATCATTGAATAG
- a CDS encoding AMP-binding protein, producing the protein MNAIPNAWNPTSAQKRNTRLYQWMKKHGYENYDSFYESSIHSISWFWDEAVKELDIEWYHPFTEIVDLSNGIQYPHWFVDGKINVVHNALDKWARDPLKKSTTALHWEGDNGDQVSYSYEQLHLKVNACAHGLSKLGIGKNDVVTLYLPMLPETLIAMLAISKIGAIFSPAFSGYKADAVATRMKASESKLLITADGFFRRGKLINMKEEAEKAAEQCPSLEHLVVVNRVHEDVPLQENKAVDWADLLKNETDYKTVQTNADDPFMLIYTSGTTGKPKGAVHTHAGFPIKAAFDAGICMDVTKDDTFFWYTDMGWMMGPFLVYGGLLNGASILMFEGTPDYPEPDRLWQLVENYKVTHLGISPTLVRSMMRHGEKWLEKHDLSSLKLIGSTGEPWNPEPWKWLFEHAGNSQVPIFNYSGGTEISGGILGNVLVKPIQPVSFNAALPGMDVGVYDQDGKMLTNEVGELVLRQPWVGMTKGFYKENERYENTYWSRFKDTWVHGDWVILDDHGYYTITGRSDDVLNVAGKRLGPAEVESVLVEHEAVVEAGVIGVPHEIKGEEPIGFVVIKPEHSKDEALVNELKDHLVHKLGKALAPKKVHVVSDLPKTRNAKVMRRAIKAAYLNQSAGDLSALENPEAVEEIQQVGKAASQKA; encoded by the coding sequence ATGAATGCGATTCCTAACGCTTGGAACCCAACTTCCGCTCAAAAACGAAACACACGCCTCTATCAATGGATGAAAAAACACGGATACGAAAACTATGATTCTTTTTATGAGAGCTCTATCCACTCGATTAGCTGGTTTTGGGACGAAGCTGTAAAAGAGTTAGACATAGAATGGTATCATCCATTTACCGAAATCGTAGATTTATCAAACGGGATTCAATATCCCCATTGGTTTGTGGATGGAAAAATAAATGTGGTTCATAATGCACTGGACAAATGGGCACGGGATCCATTGAAGAAATCAACGACCGCACTGCATTGGGAAGGGGATAATGGGGATCAAGTTTCTTATTCCTATGAACAGCTCCACCTCAAAGTAAATGCTTGTGCACACGGACTGTCTAAGCTTGGGATTGGAAAAAACGACGTCGTTACCCTCTATTTACCTATGCTTCCTGAAACATTGATTGCAATGCTTGCGATCTCTAAAATCGGTGCCATTTTCTCCCCCGCTTTTTCTGGATATAAAGCCGATGCAGTGGCTACTCGAATGAAAGCATCAGAATCCAAACTATTGATTACTGCTGATGGATTCTTCCGTAGAGGAAAACTCATTAATATGAAGGAAGAAGCGGAAAAAGCTGCGGAGCAATGTCCGTCCCTTGAACATCTCGTTGTCGTTAATCGTGTCCACGAAGATGTACCTCTCCAGGAGAACAAAGCAGTGGACTGGGCTGATTTACTGAAAAATGAAACCGATTACAAGACCGTACAAACGAATGCTGATGATCCATTTATGCTTATTTACACCTCAGGGACCACTGGCAAACCAAAAGGAGCCGTTCACACTCATGCAGGCTTTCCGATTAAAGCGGCTTTCGATGCCGGCATCTGCATGGATGTAACAAAGGATGATACGTTTTTCTGGTACACGGATATGGGCTGGATGATGGGTCCGTTTCTCGTTTACGGAGGCTTGTTAAATGGCGCATCGATCCTCATGTTTGAAGGAACACCTGATTACCCTGAGCCCGACCGCTTATGGCAGCTCGTCGAAAATTACAAGGTTACCCATCTCGGCATCTCTCCAACCTTAGTTCGCTCCATGATGCGTCACGGTGAAAAATGGTTGGAGAAGCACGATTTATCCTCCTTAAAACTGATTGGTTCAACAGGAGAACCGTGGAATCCTGAACCGTGGAAGTGGTTGTTTGAGCACGCAGGAAATTCTCAAGTACCCATCTTCAACTATTCTGGAGGAACAGAAATATCTGGAGGCATTTTAGGTAATGTCCTAGTAAAACCAATCCAGCCTGTAAGCTTCAATGCTGCCCTTCCTGGAATGGATGTCGGCGTTTACGATCAAGATGGAAAGATGCTGACAAATGAAGTGGGCGAGCTCGTGTTAAGACAACCATGGGTCGGAATGACCAAAGGATTTTACAAGGAAAATGAGCGCTATGAGAATACCTACTGGAGCCGATTTAAAGATACATGGGTCCACGGTGACTGGGTCATCCTCGATGATCACGGGTACTATACAATTACCGGAAGATCAGACGATGTATTAAACGTCGCCGGTAAAAGACTTGGGCCGGCAGAAGTAGAATCTGTCCTCGTTGAGCATGAAGCCGTCGTTGAAGCAGGAGTCATTGGAGTCCCTCATGAAATCAAAGGGGAAGAACCGATTGGCTTTGTCGTTATTAAACCCGAACATTCCAAAGATGAAGCGTTAGTGAACGAACTAAAAGATCACTTGGTTCATAAACTCGGCAAGGCTCTGGCACCTAAAAAAGTCCATGTTGTCTCAGATCTTCCAAAGACAAGGAATGCAAAAGTTATGAGAAGAGCGATTAAAGCTGCTTATCTCAACCAGTCAGCAGGAGATTTGAGCGCGCTCGAAAATCCGGAAGCCGTCGAGGAAATCCAACAAGTTGGAAAAGCCGCTTCCCAAAAAGCGTAG
- a CDS encoding NfeD family protein translates to MTAFFWGCLIFGLLFALLTVVVGDLISDLFDGMFEFLSMDGPQYIQPMVVVGFITTLGGSGILLHDYTSLPQFLSLTAAILIGLIISILVYFLYVKPMNKAESSTGFSYDELKGKAAEVTIAIPAQGYGEIMLVVGGSNTTQIAQGIEKEAIPGGEKVVIVDVEDHTALVTKFNEEEFDD, encoded by the coding sequence ATGACAGCATTTTTCTGGGGTTGTCTTATTTTCGGCCTCTTGTTTGCTTTGCTGACAGTAGTAGTAGGCGATTTAATTAGTGATTTATTTGATGGCATGTTTGAATTTTTATCCATGGATGGACCTCAGTACATACAGCCAATGGTAGTGGTAGGATTTATCACTACGTTAGGCGGCTCAGGGATTTTACTTCATGACTATACCTCTCTTCCTCAGTTTCTCTCTCTGACAGCGGCCATTCTCATCGGCCTTATCATTTCCATTCTCGTCTATTTTCTCTACGTCAAACCTATGAACAAAGCTGAAAGCTCCACTGGCTTTTCCTATGACGAGCTTAAAGGAAAAGCAGCCGAAGTGACGATTGCCATTCCTGCACAAGGTTACGGAGAAATCATGCTTGTGGTTGGGGGCTCAAACACGACCCAGATCGCTCAAGGGATCGAAAAAGAAGCGATACCTGGAGGAGAAAAAGTAGTGATTGTAGATGTAGAAGATCACACAGCTTTAGTTACAAAGTTTAATGAGGAGGAATTTGATGATTAG
- a CDS encoding NAD-dependent epimerase/dehydratase family protein — protein MRIVVAGGDGFCGWPTALYLSKQGHEVTIVDNLSRRKIDDELRSNSVTPIASLEDRVAKWKEVTGKEIRTFIGDLNHYDFLSEVFRQTEPEAFVHFAEQRSAPYSMMDREHAVYTQSNNVIGNLNVLYAIKEFAPECHLIKLGTMGEYGTPNIDIEEGYIEIEHKGRKDLLPYPKQPGSFYHLSKVHDSHNIMFACKIWGVRATDLNQGIVYGLHTEETQLDPLLVNRVDYDEVYGTALNRFANQAAIGHDITVYGSGGQTRAFLNIEDTVRCVEIAAENPADRGEFRVFNQFTEWFSVKDLAERVQQVAKEEGLDAQVKQIENPRIENEDHYYHAVNTKLKDLGLEPRLLTDEVIRDILKTSIQYQDRIIKENVLPSITWK, from the coding sequence ATGAGAATAGTAGTTGCTGGAGGAGACGGTTTCTGCGGTTGGCCGACTGCTTTATACCTTTCCAAGCAAGGACATGAAGTTACCATTGTAGATAACTTATCACGCAGGAAAATTGATGATGAACTAAGGTCTAATTCTGTAACACCGATTGCTTCACTTGAGGATCGTGTTGCCAAATGGAAGGAAGTAACCGGTAAAGAAATCCGTACATTTATCGGCGACTTAAACCACTATGACTTCCTAAGTGAAGTTTTCCGTCAGACAGAGCCGGAAGCATTTGTGCATTTTGCAGAACAACGCTCAGCTCCTTATTCCATGATGGATAGGGAACATGCTGTGTATACACAATCCAATAACGTGATCGGAAATTTAAACGTGCTTTATGCCATTAAAGAATTTGCGCCTGAATGTCATTTGATTAAACTGGGCACAATGGGCGAATACGGCACGCCGAATATAGATATCGAAGAAGGATACATTGAAATTGAACATAAAGGGCGCAAAGACTTGCTTCCATACCCGAAACAGCCGGGCTCCTTCTATCACTTATCAAAAGTACATGACAGCCATAACATTATGTTCGCCTGCAAAATCTGGGGTGTACGTGCGACAGATTTAAATCAGGGAATTGTGTATGGTTTACATACAGAAGAAACACAGCTTGATCCTCTTCTTGTAAACCGTGTTGACTACGATGAAGTGTATGGAACTGCATTAAACCGCTTTGCCAATCAAGCAGCCATCGGTCATGACATCACCGTTTACGGTTCTGGAGGACAGACGAGAGCTTTTCTTAACATTGAAGATACTGTCCGCTGTGTTGAAATCGCTGCAGAGAATCCGGCAGACCGCGGAGAATTCCGTGTGTTTAACCAGTTTACAGAATGGTTTTCTGTCAAAGATCTCGCAGAACGTGTGCAGCAGGTTGCAAAAGAAGAAGGCCTAGATGCACAAGTAAAACAGATTGAAAATCCGCGTATTGAAAATGAAGACCATTACTATCATGCGGTAAACACGAAGCTTAAGGACCTTGGTCTTGAACCTCGCTTACTGACGGATGAAGTCATCAGAGACATATTAAAAACATCCATTCAATATCAAGACCGGATCATTAAGGAGAACGTATTACCATCCATTACATGGAAGTAA
- a CDS encoding glycosyltransferase family 4 protein, producing MKIAIITETFLPSTDGVVTRLKEAIKYLLAQDHEVVIIAPDLGVKEYEGAIVEGVKPTKVPFYKSKQFSMPQGRVKDLILKHDPDLVHVVNPALVGATGVYYANKLNYPLIASYHTHIPKYLDFYRLYRPLKPLFWWYFRKLHNYADLNLCTSKAIKGELDEKDFHNVHVWDRGVAVDHYHPRHQNEEMRRRLSGNQPDNKLLVFVGRLAAEKEIHKIKPLLDERKDISLAIVGDGPEKEALESTFAGTKTVFTGLLHGEELAQAFSSSDALIFPSVTETLGLVILEAMASGLPVIAAKSGPTMEQVEDGKTGLLFENENTDSLIQAIDRMENEVLYRKLCRHAREEAERHSWQKPSEQILNFYYQTLEVYQKNLTNPSTKKSKKVKATE from the coding sequence TTGAAAATCGCCATCATTACTGAAACATTCTTGCCATCAACCGATGGGGTCGTAACGAGACTGAAGGAAGCAATTAAATATTTACTAGCACAAGACCACGAAGTTGTGATTATTGCTCCTGATCTTGGTGTGAAAGAATATGAAGGGGCGATTGTTGAAGGAGTAAAACCAACTAAGGTGCCTTTTTACAAGTCCAAACAGTTTTCAATGCCGCAGGGAAGGGTAAAAGATTTAATTTTAAAGCATGACCCAGACTTAGTTCATGTAGTTAATCCTGCTTTAGTTGGAGCGACCGGTGTGTACTATGCGAATAAATTAAATTATCCGTTAATTGCATCGTATCATACCCACATTCCAAAATATTTAGATTTTTACCGGCTTTACCGTCCTCTCAAACCGCTCTTTTGGTGGTATTTCCGAAAACTGCATAATTACGCTGATTTAAACCTGTGCACTTCCAAGGCGATTAAAGGTGAGCTGGATGAAAAGGACTTTCATAATGTTCATGTATGGGATCGTGGAGTAGCAGTTGATCATTACCACCCGAGGCATCAAAACGAGGAAATGAGAAGGCGTTTGTCAGGTAATCAACCAGATAATAAGCTGCTCGTATTTGTCGGCAGGCTTGCAGCAGAGAAAGAAATTCATAAAATCAAACCGCTTCTTGATGAAAGAAAAGATATTTCCCTGGCGATTGTTGGGGACGGACCGGAGAAAGAAGCTTTGGAATCTACCTTTGCCGGTACAAAAACGGTGTTTACCGGTCTTTTGCACGGTGAAGAACTGGCTCAGGCGTTTTCATCCTCGGATGCACTTATTTTTCCTTCTGTTACAGAAACGCTTGGCTTAGTGATTCTGGAAGCAATGGCATCCGGCTTACCGGTAATCGCTGCAAAGAGCGGTCCGACGATGGAACAAGTGGAAGATGGTAAAACCGGCTTGCTTTTTGAGAATGAGAATACAGACAGCTTAATCCAAGCGATTGACAGGATGGAAAATGAAGTTCTCTATCGAAAGCTCTGCCGCCATGCAAGAGAGGAAGCAGAGAGGCACAGCTGGCAAAAGCCTTCTGAGCAGATCCTTAATTTTTATTACCAAACCCTCGAGGTTTATCAGAAGAACCTGACGAATCCATCAACAAAAAAATCTAAAAAAGTAAAAGCCACGGAGTAA
- a CDS encoding hydroxymethylglutaryl-CoA lyase: MLSLPTHVTIKEVGPRDGLQNQPAEVATEDKITWINQLSESGCPYIEISSFVHPKWIPQLKDARKVAAGIKRKKEVTYAALVPNMKGLEGALETDVDEISVFMSASETHNQKNINKSIEATFPVLKKVIEEAKQAGKSVRGYVSTVFGCPYEGHIPVEQVINVSEQLLSMGIGELSLGDTVGVANPKQVDRVLTELARHLPMDQTAMHFHNTRGMALANTLVALEHGITTFDSALGGLGGCPYAKGASGNVATDDLVHMLHEMDIQTGISEEQLKNAARFIQSKLSAPLPSHLMQIINREEEHCE, encoded by the coding sequence ATGCTGTCTTTGCCAACACACGTAACAATAAAGGAAGTCGGGCCAAGAGACGGGCTGCAAAACCAGCCGGCGGAAGTGGCTACGGAAGATAAAATCACCTGGATTAATCAGCTTTCCGAGTCCGGATGTCCTTATATTGAAATCAGTTCATTTGTTCATCCAAAATGGATCCCCCAATTAAAGGACGCTAGAAAAGTAGCGGCAGGAATTAAGAGAAAGAAAGAGGTGACCTACGCCGCACTAGTTCCCAATATGAAAGGTCTCGAAGGGGCTCTTGAAACAGATGTAGATGAAATTTCTGTATTTATGTCAGCGAGTGAAACACACAATCAAAAAAACATTAATAAATCAATAGAAGCAACATTTCCTGTATTGAAAAAAGTTATAGAGGAAGCAAAGCAAGCAGGGAAAAGTGTGAGAGGATATGTATCCACAGTATTTGGCTGCCCTTATGAAGGGCACATTCCTGTGGAGCAAGTCATTAATGTCAGCGAGCAGCTGCTTTCCATGGGCATCGGGGAATTATCGCTTGGAGATACGGTTGGAGTTGCTAATCCTAAACAAGTCGATCGAGTACTCACTGAGCTGGCACGTCATCTGCCGATGGATCAGACAGCAATGCATTTTCATAACACACGAGGAATGGCGCTTGCTAATACCTTAGTAGCCTTAGAGCACGGAATTACGACTTTTGACAGTGCTCTCGGAGGACTCGGGGGCTGTCCGTATGCGAAAGGCGCTTCAGGAAATGTGGCCACCGATGATCTAGTGCACATGCTTCATGAGATGGATATTCAGACTGGGATCAGTGAAGAGCAGCTCAAGAATGCTGCACGCTTTATCCAATCGAAGCTCAGTGCCCCCTTGCCTAGCCACTTGATGCAGATCATCAATCGGGAGGAGGAACATTGTGAGTGA
- a CDS encoding flotillin family protein yields MISNALLIPIIVLAVFAILALAFWLRYKTVSSDEAMIVTGSFLGSKNVLKDDSERSIKIVRGGGAFILPVFQKAQFMSLRSLKLDVSTPEVYTEQGVPVIADGVAIIKVGSSTDDVATAAEQFMGKPIDDLKSEAQEVLEGHLRSILGTMTVEEVYKNRDRFAQEVQGVAAKDLKKMGLQIVSFTIRDIQDQNGYLDALGKPRIAAVKRDAEIAEAEAIRDSRIQKANADEQGQKAELLRDTNIAEASKNKELKVASFNKDQDRARAEADQAYARQEAVSKQEVVQEEMKVELVRKERQIDIEEKEILRREKQYDSEIRKKADADRYAVEQSSQADKAKSINQSDADKYRIEAEARANAEAERAQGEAQAEVIRQKGLAEAEAKEKIADAFSKYGEAAVLDILAKMLPELAEKVAEPMANIDKLTVVDTGNGQGAKQMSNYVTDLMATAPEMVKDVSGIDMNQLIQNLTSQGGVDIPHQQLSETAASSEKD; encoded by the coding sequence ATGATTAGTAATGCCCTGTTAATCCCAATTATTGTCTTAGCGGTATTTGCCATTCTGGCGCTTGCTTTCTGGCTCCGCTATAAGACGGTAAGTTCCGATGAAGCGATGATTGTCACCGGCTCTTTCTTAGGAAGCAAAAACGTCTTAAAGGACGATTCAGAACGAAGCATAAAAATTGTCCGCGGCGGAGGGGCTTTCATTCTTCCTGTTTTCCAAAAGGCCCAGTTTATGTCGCTCCGCTCCCTTAAGCTCGATGTCAGCACACCGGAAGTCTATACCGAGCAAGGTGTCCCGGTGATTGCTGATGGGGTTGCCATTATTAAAGTAGGGTCCTCTACAGATGACGTGGCCACAGCAGCAGAGCAATTCATGGGAAAACCCATTGATGACCTTAAAAGTGAAGCACAAGAAGTCCTGGAAGGCCACCTTCGTTCCATTCTAGGTACGATGACCGTCGAGGAAGTTTACAAAAACCGCGATCGTTTTGCCCAGGAAGTCCAAGGAGTTGCGGCAAAGGATTTAAAGAAAATGGGCTTACAGATTGTCTCATTTACCATTCGTGATATCCAGGATCAAAACGGCTACTTGGATGCACTGGGAAAACCTAGAATAGCCGCAGTAAAACGCGATGCCGAAATCGCCGAAGCAGAGGCTATCAGAGATTCCCGGATTCAAAAAGCGAACGCTGATGAGCAGGGCCAAAAGGCCGAGCTCCTCAGGGATACAAACATAGCAGAAGCCAGTAAAAACAAAGAATTAAAAGTGGCCTCGTTTAATAAAGATCAGGACCGTGCTAGAGCAGAAGCGGACCAGGCCTATGCCAGACAGGAAGCTGTCTCTAAACAAGAAGTCGTTCAAGAAGAGATGAAAGTTGAACTCGTGAGGAAAGAAAGACAAATCGACATAGAAGAGAAAGAAATTCTGCGCCGTGAGAAACAGTATGATTCCGAAATTCGTAAAAAGGCTGATGCAGACCGCTACGCTGTCGAACAGTCTTCTCAAGCGGATAAAGCAAAAAGTATCAATCAATCCGATGCCGACAAGTACAGAATTGAAGCAGAAGCACGAGCTAATGCTGAAGCTGAACGCGCCCAAGGGGAGGCTCAAGCGGAAGTCATTCGCCAAAAAGGACTGGCAGAAGCAGAAGCGAAAGAAAAAATCGCCGATGCCTTTTCGAAATATGGAGAAGCTGCTGTGCTTGATATTTTAGCGAAGATGCTTCCGGAACTTGCAGAGAAAGTGGCTGAACCGATGGCGAATATCGATAAACTGACAGTCGTTGATACCGGCAACGGCCAAGGTGCAAAACAAATGAGCAATTACGTAACCGACCTGATGGCAACTGCACCGGAAATGGTTAAAGACGTTTCGGGAATTGATATGAATCAGTTGATCCAAAACTTAACGAGTCAAGGTGGTGTCGACATTCCACACCAACAGCTCAGCGAGACTGCCGCATCCTCTGAAAAGGATTAA